From Microbacterium sp. 10M-3C3:
ACCGTGCCCGCCGCGGAGGTGGGGTCGTTCTGCTGCCGGATCGCGCCCTCCGTCAGTCCGGCGGCGGTGATCGCCTCGCGCGCCGCGTCCACGGAGAGGCCCACGAGCGTGGGAACGGTCGAGGTCTCGACGCCGCGCGAGACGTACACGGTGATCTCCTCGCCGGTGGCGACGGAGACCCCGGCGGCCGGGTCGGTACGGATGACGTTGCCCGCCGCGACGGTGCTGCTCGTCTCCTCCTCGCGCACGGGAGTGAGGTCCTGCGCGGTGAGCAGCTCCTCCGCGCGCTCCCACGCGACATCCGACACGTCGGGCACGACGCGGGCGTTACCGGGAACCTGGTCGCGCGGCTGGATCGTCACGACCCAGAACAGCACCGACACCAGCAGCACCGCGATGAAAGCGACACCCGCCCAGATCCACGCCACGGGCGGCCCCGACTGCGTGCGGCGCATGGTCGTATCGGTGCTCAGCTGCCGCAGCGACCGCGCGGTCTCGGCCGCGTGCCGCGGGTTCGGCCCGTACAGCTCGCTCGTGAGGGCGCCCAGCTGCTTCTTGCTCGGCTGTCGCCCCTCGACGGCGCCGTCGAGCGCGGCGCGGAAGGTCGCCGCATCCGGGAACCGCTGGAAGGGATCCTTCGCGAGGGCGCGCAGCACGACCGCGTCCATGGCGCGCGGGGTGGTCTCCTCGAGCTCCGACGGCGGGAGGGGCGCTTCGCTCACGTGCTGGTACGCCACCGCGACGGGCGATTCGCCACGGAACGGCGGCCGCCCGGTGAGCAGTTCGTACAGGACGACGCCGGTGGAGTACAGGTCGGCGCGCGCGTCGACCGGCTCGCCCTTGGCCTGCTCGGGCGAGAAGTACGCGGCCGTGCCGAGGATCGTCGTCGTCTCGGCCACGGTGGAGGAGGAGTCGGACACCGCGCGGGCGATGCCGAAGTCCATGACCTTCACGCCGCCGTCGGGGAGCACCATGACGTTGCCGGGCTTGATGTCGCGGTGCACCACGCCGGCCCGGTGGGAGAACTCGAGCGCCTCGAGGATGCCGTCGACGTAGCGTCGCGCGTCGTCGACCGGCACCGGGCCCGCCGCGATGACGTCCTTCAGCAGCCGCCCGTCGACGAGTTCCATGACGATGTACGGCACCGACCGCGTCGATCCGTCGGCCGCGGACTCGGTGTCTTCACCGGCGTCGAACACACGCACGATCGACGGGTGCGTCATGCGCGAGGCCGACTGGGCCTCGAGGCGGAAGCGCGTGCGGAACGCCGCATCCTCGGCCAGCTCGCGGGAGAGGATCTTGATCGCCACCTCGCGCTCGAGCATCGTGTCGAACCCGCGGTAGACGCTCGCCATCCCGCCCTTGCCGATGAGCTCACCGATGCGGTAACGCCCGGACAGCATGCGCGTCTCGGTCGTCACGGAGCACTCCCAGCGTGGTGGATCAAAAGCACAGCCTAACCGCTACGGCGTCGTGCTCGGAGCCGGCGTCGAGCCTCCCTGGATCTGCGAGATGGCTTCGGGGGACGCGCCGGAATCGCGCTGCTGACCGCTGCCCGAGCACGACACCGTGTACGTGATCGTGAGGGTCTCGCCGGGCGCGTTGGCGACCTCGACCTGGGCGTTGCGGGCGTTCGCACCGAACGCGGCGGTCGACTGACCCGTGTTCGCGAACGTGCCGTTCGTGGCCGTCAGGTTGTACGAGCTGACCGACAGGCCGGCGGGGCAGCTGGCCCCCGGCCACGACACCTGCGCCGACGAGCCGGCTTGCACGGTGGCGGGGAGGGTCGCGGCGGCGGGCGTGTTGATCGGCGTCTGCTCGCCATACGCCGTGACGGTGATGGTCGTCCCCGTGGGTACCCGACCGGTCGGGTTCACCGCATAGATCGTGCCCACCTGCTCGGCGCTCGTCGCGGCGTTGCCGGTCTGGCAGTCGGCGACGAGGTCGGCTCCCTCGAGGATCTGGCGCGCCTCGTCGCACGTCTTTCCGGTCAGCCCGAGCCCGTCGACATTCACGCGATCGGACGTGGGCGTCGGGCTCGGCGTGTTCCGGGTGGGCGACGCCGACGGCGTGGACGAGGTCTGCGTCGGGCCGGGCTCGGGCGTGCCCTGGTTCGCGAAGAACGCGATGAGCGTGCCGACGAGCACGAGCACGAGGAGCGCGATCAGCGCGATCAGCGGCCACGTCCACGGGCTGCGCTTCTTCTTCGCCGGCGCATCCTCGGTCGTCGAGGAGGTCTGGTCGACGACAGTGGGCGCGGGCATGAGCCGCGTCGCCGCTGAGGTGTCGGCGCCGCCCGCCGTGAGCAGCTGCGTCACATCGTCCGCCGCCGCTGCGGCACCGGCGATCGCGGGCACCGCGGCGATCGCGGCCGACAGGTCGCCGCGGCGCAGGGCGGATGCGGCGCGCGAGACCGCGGCCGCGGAGGCCGGCCGGTCTTCGGGCTTCTTCGCGATCATCGCCATGACGAAGCGCTGGACGGGCTCGGGCACGGTCGCCGGCAGCGGCGGGGGCTGCTCGTTGATCTGCGCCATCGCGATCGCGACCTGCGACTCCCCCGTGAAGGGGCGCTTGCCGGCGAGGCACTCGTACGCGACGATGCCGAGCGAGTAGATGTCGGTCGCCGGCGACGCGGGGTGACCCGACGCCTGCTCGGGCGAGAGGTACTGGACCGTGCCCATGACCTGGCCGGTGGCCGTCAGCGGCACCTGGTCGGCGATGCGCGCGATGCCGAAGTCGGTGATCTTCACGCGCCCATCGGGCGTGATGAGCAGGTTGCCGGGCTTGATGTCGCGGTGCACGAGGCCCGCGGCGTGCGCGGCCTGCAGCGCCGCGGCCGTCTGCGCGACGATGTCGAGCGTCTTGTCGGTCGAGAGCGTGCCGTCGCGCTCGATGATCGTCG
This genomic window contains:
- the pknB gene encoding Stk1 family PASTA domain-containing Ser/Thr kinase, translating into MLSGRYRIGELIGKGGMASVYRGFDTMLEREVAIKILSRELAEDAAFRTRFRLEAQSASRMTHPSIVRVFDAGEDTESAADGSTRSVPYIVMELVDGRLLKDVIAAGPVPVDDARRYVDGILEALEFSHRAGVVHRDIKPGNVMVLPDGGVKVMDFGIARAVSDSSSTVAETTTILGTAAYFSPEQAKGEPVDARADLYSTGVVLYELLTGRPPFRGESPVAVAYQHVSEAPLPPSELEETTPRAMDAVVLRALAKDPFQRFPDAATFRAALDGAVEGRQPSKKQLGALTSELYGPNPRHAAETARSLRQLSTDTTMRRTQSGPPVAWIWAGVAFIAVLLVSVLFWVVTIQPRDQVPGNARVVPDVSDVAWERAEELLTAQDLTPVREEETSSTVAAGNVIRTDPAAGVSVATGEEITVYVSRGVETSTVPTLVGLSVDAAREAITAAGLTEGAIRQQNDPTSAAGTVLESDQASGASVPKGTAVNLVVATGRVVIVDYTGYTIDAATRELQSPEIGLTVRTEEDPSCPKAPTPTVARQSLPPGEVPIRSEIVLTTCTG
- a CDS encoding serine/threonine protein kinase, which encodes MRPTQGVTFGGRYELDSRIAIGGMGEVWEATDHVIGRTVAIKILKDEYMGDPGFLERFRAEARHAALVNHEGIASVFDYGEENGSAFLVMELVPGEALSTIIERDGTLSTDKTLDIVAQTAAALQAAHAAGLVHRDIKPGNLLITPDGRVKITDFGIARIADQVPLTATGQVMGTVQYLSPEQASGHPASPATDIYSLGIVAYECLAGKRPFTGESQVAIAMAQINEQPPPLPATVPEPVQRFVMAMIAKKPEDRPASAAAVSRAASALRRGDLSAAIAAVPAIAGAAAAADDVTQLLTAGGADTSAATRLMPAPTVVDQTSSTTEDAPAKKKRSPWTWPLIALIALLVLVLVGTLIAFFANQGTPEPGPTQTSSTPSASPTRNTPSPTPTSDRVNVDGLGLTGKTCDEARQILEGADLVADCQTGNAATSAEQVGTIYAVNPTGRVPTGTTITVTAYGEQTPINTPAAATLPATVQAGSSAQVSWPGASCPAGLSVSSYNLTATNGTFANTGQSTAAFGANARNAQVEVANAPGETLTITYTVSCSGSGQQRDSGASPEAISQIQGGSTPAPSTTP